Proteins encoded together in one Mycobacterium noviomagense window:
- a CDS encoding FABP family protein, with protein MSSAEDRDRFAGRIGSGERALAEAAERAKVTAGRNIPVFDDLPIPADTANLRQGANLNDALLALLPLVGVWRGEGEGRGAHGDYRFGQQIIVSHDGGDYLNWEARSWRLTESGEYEGLTLRETGFWRFVNDPTDPTESQAIELLLAHSAGYVELFYGRPRTQSSWELVTDALARSKSGVLVGGAKRLYGIVEGGDLAYVEERVDADGGLVPHLSARLSRYAG; from the coding sequence GTGAGTTCTGCGGAAGACCGTGACCGATTCGCGGGTCGGATCGGCTCCGGCGAGCGGGCCCTGGCCGAGGCGGCCGAACGCGCCAAAGTGACTGCGGGCCGCAACATTCCGGTCTTCGACGACCTGCCCATCCCCGCCGACACCGCGAACCTGCGACAAGGCGCCAACCTGAATGACGCGCTGCTGGCGTTGCTGCCGCTGGTCGGCGTGTGGCGCGGGGAAGGAGAGGGCCGCGGCGCTCACGGCGACTACCGGTTCGGCCAGCAGATCATCGTCAGCCACGACGGCGGCGACTATCTGAACTGGGAGGCGCGGTCCTGGCGGCTGACCGAGTCGGGCGAGTACGAGGGACTCACGCTGCGCGAGACGGGTTTTTGGCGCTTCGTCAACGACCCGACCGACCCGACCGAGTCGCAGGCCATCGAGCTGCTGCTGGCGCACTCGGCGGGCTACGTGGAGTTGTTCTACGGGCGCCCGCGCACCCAGTCGTCGTGGGAGTTGGTCACCGACGCGCTCGCCCGAAGCAAATCCGGTGTTCTCGTCGGCGGAGCCAAACGGCTTTACGGCATCGTCGAAGGCGGCGACTTGGCCTATGTCGAAGAACGCGTGGACGCTGACGGGGGGTTGGTGCCGCATCTGTCGGCGCGCCTGTCCCGCTACGCCGGCTGA
- a CDS encoding DUF1416 domain-containing protein, protein MCTPPKQGQTLPASVDLEKETVITGRVVDSSGQAVGGAFVRLLDSSDEFTAEVVASATGDFRFFAAPGSWTVRALSPAGNGDAVVQPSGAGIHEVDIKVA, encoded by the coding sequence ATGTGCACACCACCCAAGCAAGGACAGACGTTGCCGGCCAGCGTCGACCTGGAGAAGGAGACGGTGATCACCGGTCGCGTCGTGGACAGCTCCGGCCAGGCTGTGGGCGGGGCGTTCGTGCGGCTGTTGGACTCCTCTGACGAGTTCACCGCCGAAGTCGTCGCGTCAGCCACCGGTGACTTCCGGTTCTTCGCGGCGCCGGGGTCCTGGACGGTGCGCGCGTTGTCGCCCGCCGGTAACGGCGACGCCGTGGTGCAGCCGTCGGGCGCGGGTATCCACGAGGTCGACATCAAGGTCGCCTGA
- the purM gene encoding phosphoribosylformylglycinamidine cyclo-ligase encodes MADRRKDTRKPPGDQGITYAAAGVDIEAGDRAVELFKPLASKATRPEVRSKLGGFAGLFALRGDYREPILAASSDGVGTKLAIAQAMDKHDTVGLDLVAMVVDDLVVCGAEPLFLLDYIALGRIVPERLNAIVAGIADGCIRAGCALLGGETAEHPGLIEPDHYDLSATAVGVIEADDVLGPERVKPGDVIIAMGSSGLHSNGYSLVRTVLLEIDRMNLEGYVEEFGRTLGEELLEPTLIYAKDCLALAAETQVRTFCHITGGGLAGNLERVIPHGLVAEVDRGTWTPAPVFAMIAQRGRVSRAEMEKTFNMGVGMVAVVAPEDTDRALAILTARHLDCWVLGTVNKGGKEGPRAELVGQHPRF; translated from the coding sequence ATGGCGGACCGTAGGAAAGACACCAGAAAACCTCCCGGCGATCAAGGCATCACGTATGCAGCGGCCGGGGTGGACATCGAAGCCGGTGACCGCGCCGTCGAACTGTTCAAGCCGTTGGCGTCAAAGGCCACTCGGCCCGAGGTCCGCAGCAAGCTCGGTGGATTCGCCGGGCTGTTCGCCCTGCGCGGCGACTACCGCGAGCCGATACTGGCCGCGTCCAGCGACGGCGTAGGTACCAAGCTGGCCATCGCGCAGGCGATGGACAAGCACGACACGGTCGGGCTGGACCTGGTGGCGATGGTGGTCGACGACTTGGTGGTGTGCGGCGCCGAGCCGCTGTTCCTCTTGGACTACATCGCCTTAGGGCGCATCGTGCCGGAGCGGCTCAACGCGATCGTCGCCGGCATCGCCGACGGGTGCATCCGCGCGGGATGCGCGCTGCTCGGCGGCGAGACCGCTGAGCACCCCGGGCTGATCGAGCCCGACCACTACGACCTCTCGGCCACCGCGGTCGGGGTCATCGAGGCCGACGATGTGTTGGGTCCCGAGCGCGTCAAACCCGGTGACGTCATCATCGCGATGGGTTCCTCAGGGCTGCACTCCAACGGGTACTCGCTGGTCCGCACCGTCCTGTTGGAGATCGACCGGATGAACCTGGAGGGCTACGTCGAGGAGTTCGGCCGCACCCTGGGCGAAGAATTGCTCGAACCGACGCTGATCTACGCCAAAGACTGCTTGGCGCTGGCTGCCGAAACCCAAGTCCGGACGTTCTGCCACATCACCGGCGGCGGGCTGGCCGGCAACCTGGAACGCGTCATCCCGCATGGCCTGGTGGCCGAGGTCGACCGCGGTACGTGGACACCGGCGCCGGTGTTCGCGATGATCGCCCAGCGCGGCCGCGTCAGCCGCGCGGAGATGGAGAAGACGTTCAACATGGGCGTCGGCATGGTCGCCGTCGTGGCGCCGGAGGACACCGACCGGGCGTTGGCCATCTTGACTGCCCGGCATTTGGATTGCTGGGTCTTGGGCACCGTGAACAAGGGCGGTAAGGAAGGCCCGCGCGCGGAGCTCGTCGGGCAACACCCGAGATTTTAA
- a CDS encoding sterol carrier family protein, which yields MTARHSTDPATTRRAVLALADWLRDDTRPAPDRADLAAAVRLTARTLAAQAPGASVEVRIPPFVAVQCIPGPRHTRGTPPNVVETDPRTWLLLATGMLQVAAAKAAGTLQLSGSRAGEIERWLPVVSLPS from the coding sequence ATGACCGCCCGTCACAGCACCGATCCGGCGACAACGCGCCGGGCTGTCTTGGCGCTCGCCGACTGGCTGCGCGACGACACCCGCCCGGCCCCCGACCGGGCAGATCTGGCCGCCGCTGTTCGGCTCACTGCACGGACGTTGGCCGCACAAGCGCCCGGCGCCAGCGTCGAAGTCCGGATTCCGCCGTTCGTCGCGGTGCAGTGCATCCCCGGTCCGCGGCATACCCGCGGCACACCACCCAATGTCGTCGAGACCGATCCGCGCACCTGGCTGCTGCTGGCTACCGGAATGCTGCAGGTAGCAGCGGCTAAGGCCGCTGGGACGCTGCAGCTGTCCGGTTCGCGCGCCGGTGAGATCGAACGATGGCTGCCGGTGGTGAGCCTGCCGAGTTGA
- a CDS encoding alpha/beta hydrolase, with product MSTPVGDTTTEPVAEPAGADGRHPLVVWAWSLLRLRFSGVAFGALFFCLSLTPSLLPRTWLFQGLIGGINAAFGYGLGVLLEKAAQRFVLRTARWWPPPPRVLFWIKAAVVVIAPTAAVLMLIPAAAWQRDVSALMGIKGPTTLGYMRTLIVAAVVSALLVATCRVLIDAVKLLARMLIRRWHLHNEVALFIGTTIVVVLLVTLINGVLVRGFFIGMNALSEPRNNTTGADIHQPLLPERSGSPASLAPWETLGFQGRNFVATGPHADELTRLNGRPAKEPIRVYAGLETADDDNARMQVILGELERTGAFNRKLLVLVPTTGTGWINPVAARSLEMMYNGDTAMAGVQYSYLPSWVSFLADRQKSMDSGRTLIDTIHDRWQQLPPDHRPKLVLYGESLGSMAGQAAFGFLPDIAKMGFEAVLWVGPPHESPLWHALIVRRDPGTTEVRPRYDNGRTVRFSEAVDPAEIDRLAARPWDGPRVLFLQHPSDPVVWWSPDLLFSRPDWLVEPPGRDRTALMRWYPVVTFWQVSADLPEAEAMPGGHGHNYANTVLDGWAAVVPPDGWTLADTERMRVALKQSEGADGSEN from the coding sequence ATGAGTACCCCTGTAGGCGACACCACCACCGAGCCGGTCGCCGAACCGGCAGGGGCCGACGGACGGCACCCACTGGTGGTGTGGGCGTGGAGCTTGTTGCGGCTTCGATTCAGTGGGGTGGCATTCGGCGCGCTGTTTTTCTGCTTGTCGCTGACCCCGTCGCTGCTGCCGCGAACCTGGCTGTTCCAGGGCCTGATCGGCGGCATCAACGCCGCCTTCGGTTACGGGCTGGGTGTGCTGCTGGAAAAAGCCGCGCAGCGTTTCGTGCTGCGGACCGCGCGTTGGTGGCCGCCACCACCGCGAGTGTTGTTCTGGATCAAGGCAGCAGTCGTGGTGATCGCGCCGACCGCCGCTGTACTGATGCTCATCCCGGCGGCCGCCTGGCAGCGGGATGTCTCCGCGTTGATGGGCATCAAGGGGCCAACCACGTTGGGCTACATGCGAACGCTGATCGTCGCGGCGGTGGTCAGCGCTCTGCTCGTGGCGACCTGCCGGGTGCTCATCGATGCCGTCAAGCTGCTGGCCCGCATGCTGATCAGGCGCTGGCATCTGCACAACGAGGTGGCGCTGTTCATCGGGACCACGATCGTCGTGGTACTGCTGGTCACCTTGATCAACGGTGTCTTGGTGCGCGGCTTCTTCATCGGGATGAATGCCCTCTCCGAGCCGCGGAACAACACCACCGGCGCCGACATACATCAGCCGCTGCTGCCCGAAAGATCCGGTAGCCCAGCGTCGTTGGCGCCCTGGGAAACGCTCGGCTTCCAGGGCCGCAACTTCGTCGCGACCGGACCGCACGCCGACGAGCTCACCCGGCTCAACGGTCGGCCCGCCAAGGAACCGATCCGGGTGTATGCCGGGTTGGAGACCGCCGACGACGACAACGCCCGGATGCAGGTGATTCTCGGCGAGCTCGAGCGCACCGGCGCGTTCAACCGAAAGCTGCTGGTTCTCGTCCCCACCACGGGTACCGGTTGGATCAACCCGGTGGCGGCGCGTTCGCTGGAGATGATGTACAACGGCGACACGGCGATGGCCGGGGTGCAGTACTCGTATCTGCCCAGCTGGGTTTCTTTTCTGGCCGACCGGCAGAAGTCGATGGATTCCGGCAGGACGTTGATCGACACCATTCATGACCGCTGGCAGCAGCTGCCACCGGATCATCGGCCGAAGTTGGTGCTCTACGGCGAGAGCTTGGGTTCGATGGCCGGACAGGCAGCCTTCGGGTTCCTGCCCGACATCGCCAAGATGGGTTTCGAGGCGGTGCTGTGGGTGGGACCACCACACGAAAGTCCGTTGTGGCACGCGCTGATCGTGCGCCGCGACCCGGGGACCACCGAGGTGCGGCCGCGCTACGACAACGGGCGGACGGTGCGGTTCTCTGAGGCCGTCGATCCTGCGGAAATCGACCGGCTCGCGGCGCGACCGTGGGACGGTCCCCGCGTGCTGTTTCTGCAGCACCCGTCTGACCCGGTGGTCTGGTGGTCCCCCGATTTGCTGTTCAGCCGGCCGGACTGGCTTGTCGAACCGCCGGGCCGCGACCGCACCGCATTGATGCGTTGGTATCCCGTCGTCACCTTCTGGCAGGTCAGCGCCGACCTGCCGGAAGCCGAGGCGATGCCGGGCGGGCATGGGCACAATTACGCCAACACGGTTTTGGACGGCTGGGCTGCGGTAGTGCCCCCGGACGGTTGGACACTGGCCGATACCGAACGCATGCGTGTCGCGCTCAAGCAATCGGAAGGCGCTGACGGGTCCGAGAATTGA
- a CDS encoding aminodeoxychorismate lyase: MIVTLDGEILAPDTPLICADDLAVVRGDGIFETLLVRDGRACLVEAHLGRLSHSAKLMDLPEPDLPAWRRAIDVAARRWAAVSADEGAMRLVYSRGRESGSAPTAYVTVNPLADRIAAARRDGVAAVTLPRGLPASGTDAMPWLLAGAKTLSYAVNMAALRHAARLGAGDVIFVSSDGYVLEGPRSTVVIAADGEGGAGSTAFFTPPPWYPILRGTTQQALFEVARAKGYDCDYRALRVSDLLAAQGIWLVSSMTLAARVHTLDGRPLPRAPMAAEFAELVDAAIVSDR; this comes from the coding sequence GTGATCGTCACGCTCGACGGCGAGATACTGGCCCCGGATACGCCGCTGATATGCGCCGACGACCTCGCCGTCGTGCGAGGCGACGGCATCTTCGAAACACTGTTGGTCCGCGACGGCCGAGCATGCCTGGTGGAAGCGCATCTGGGGCGGCTGAGCCACTCGGCCAAGTTGATGGACCTGCCCGAGCCCGACCTACCGGCATGGCGGCGGGCGATCGATGTGGCGGCGCGGCGCTGGGCGGCCGTCAGCGCCGACGAGGGCGCGATGCGACTGGTCTACAGCCGCGGCCGCGAGAGCGGGTCGGCGCCGACGGCCTACGTCACCGTCAACCCGCTCGCCGACCGGATCGCCGCCGCCCGCCGCGACGGTGTGGCCGCGGTGACACTGCCGCGCGGACTGCCTGCCAGCGGCACCGACGCGATGCCGTGGCTGCTGGCCGGTGCCAAGACACTGTCCTACGCGGTCAATATGGCGGCCCTGCGCCACGCCGCTCGGCTGGGCGCCGGCGACGTCATCTTTGTCAGCTCCGACGGCTACGTCTTGGAAGGCCCGCGCTCGACGGTGGTGATCGCCGCCGACGGTGAAGGAGGTGCTGGTTCCACAGCTTTCTTCACGCCGCCGCCGTGGTATCCGATCCTGCGCGGCACCACCCAGCAGGCGCTGTTCGAAGTTGCCCGGGCCAAAGGCTACGACTGCGACTACCGCGCCTTGCGGGTATCGGATCTGCTTGCCGCCCAAGGCATTTGGCTTGTATCGAGCATGACGTTGGCGGCGCGGGTGCACACGCTCGACGGGCGACCGCTGCCGCGTGCACCGATGGCCGCGGAGTTCGCCGAACTCGTCGATGCGGCCATCGTCAGCGACCGCTGA
- a CDS encoding sulfurtransferase gives MARSDVLVSADWAESNLDTPGVVFVEVDEDTSAYDTGHIRGAVKLDWRDDLQDPVRRDFVDAEQFSKLLSDRGISNDDTVILYGGNNNWFAAYAYWYFKLYGHDKVKLLDGGRKKWELDGRPLSTDPARRPTTSYSAKQPDNSIRAFRDEVIDAIGVNNLVDVRSPDEFSGKILAPAHLPQEQSQRPGHIPSAINVPWSKAANEDGTFKSDDELAKLYADAGLDGSKETIAYCRIGERSSHTWFVLRELLGHQNVKNYDGSWTEYGSLVGVPIELGS, from the coding sequence ATGGCACGCTCCGACGTCCTAGTCTCGGCAGACTGGGCCGAGAGCAATCTCGACACACCTGGCGTCGTCTTCGTCGAAGTGGACGAGGACACCAGCGCCTACGACACCGGCCACATCCGCGGCGCCGTCAAACTGGATTGGCGCGACGATCTGCAGGACCCTGTCCGCCGCGATTTCGTTGACGCCGAGCAATTCTCGAAGCTGCTGTCCGACCGCGGCATCTCCAACGACGACACCGTGATCCTCTACGGCGGCAACAACAACTGGTTCGCCGCCTACGCCTACTGGTATTTCAAGCTGTACGGCCACGACAAGGTCAAGCTGCTCGACGGCGGACGCAAGAAGTGGGAGCTGGACGGCCGACCGCTGTCCACCGACCCGGCCAGGCGCCCGACGACCTCCTACAGCGCCAAGCAGCCCGACAACTCCATCCGCGCGTTCCGCGACGAGGTCATCGACGCCATCGGGGTGAACAACCTGGTCGACGTGCGCTCCCCCGACGAGTTCTCCGGCAAGATCCTGGCGCCGGCGCATCTGCCGCAGGAACAAAGCCAGCGGCCCGGCCACATCCCGAGCGCCATCAACGTGCCCTGGAGCAAGGCCGCCAACGAAGACGGCACCTTCAAGTCCGACGACGAGCTGGCCAAGCTCTACGCCGACGCCGGCTTGGACGGATCGAAGGAGACCATCGCCTACTGCCGGATCGGTGAGCGCTCGTCGCACACCTGGTTTGTGCTGCGCGAGCTCCTCGGACATCAAAACGTCAAAAACTACGACGGAAGTTGGACGGAATACGGCTCCCTGGTGGGAGTCCCGATCGAGTTGGGAAGCTGA
- the purF gene encoding amidophosphoribosyltransferase, which yields MTAQQPLPEENPPREECGVFGVWAPGEEVAKLTYYGLYALQHRGQEAAGIAVADGSQVLVFKDLGLVSQVFDEQTLGAMPGHVAVGHCRYSTSGQTTWENAQPVFRTTAAGTGVALGHNGNLVNSTDLVARAREAGLINPRLPGAATTDSDILGALLAHAAADSTLEQAAMELLPTVRGAFCLTFMDENTLYAARDPHGVRPLCLGRLDRGWVVASETAALDIVGASFVRDIEPGELLAIDADGVRSSRFADPTPKGCVFEYVYLARPDSMIAGRSVHAARLEIGRRLARECSIDADLVIGVPESGTPAAVGYAQESGIPYGQGLMKNAYVGRTFIQPSQTIRQLGIRLKLNPLKEVIRGKRLIVVDDSIVRGNTQRALVRMLREAGAAEVHVRIASPPVKWPCFYGIDFPSPAELIANAVDDEEEMLDAVRHAIGADTLGYISQQGMIAATEQSASRLCTACFDGRYPIELSSESALGKNVIEQMLTTAARGTVPADIAGDEAALAEEALRRP from the coding sequence GTGACCGCCCAGCAGCCCCTGCCCGAGGAGAATCCGCCCCGCGAAGAATGCGGTGTCTTCGGGGTATGGGCCCCCGGCGAGGAAGTCGCCAAACTCACCTATTACGGCCTATATGCGCTACAGCACCGCGGCCAGGAAGCCGCCGGCATCGCCGTCGCGGATGGGTCGCAAGTGCTGGTATTCAAAGATCTCGGCCTGGTCAGCCAGGTGTTCGACGAGCAGACGCTGGGGGCCATGCCCGGCCACGTCGCCGTCGGGCACTGCCGCTACTCCACCAGTGGGCAAACCACCTGGGAGAACGCCCAGCCGGTGTTCCGGACCACCGCGGCCGGCACCGGCGTGGCGCTGGGACACAACGGCAACCTGGTCAACAGCACCGATCTGGTCGCCCGCGCCCGCGAAGCCGGGCTGATCAACCCGCGGCTGCCCGGCGCGGCCACCACCGACTCCGACATTCTGGGCGCACTGCTGGCCCACGCAGCCGCCGACTCCACCCTGGAACAAGCGGCAATGGAACTGCTGCCGACGGTCCGCGGTGCGTTCTGCCTGACGTTCATGGACGAGAACACCCTGTATGCCGCCCGCGACCCGCATGGGGTGCGGCCGCTGTGCCTGGGACGACTAGATCGCGGTTGGGTAGTGGCCTCCGAAACCGCCGCGCTGGACATCGTCGGCGCATCGTTCGTCCGCGACATCGAGCCCGGCGAGCTGCTCGCGATCGACGCCGACGGTGTGCGGTCCAGCCGTTTCGCTGACCCCACGCCCAAGGGCTGTGTCTTCGAATATGTCTACCTGGCACGGCCGGACAGCATGATCGCCGGCCGCTCGGTGCACGCCGCCCGGCTGGAGATCGGTCGCCGGCTGGCCCGCGAATGCTCGATCGACGCCGACTTGGTGATCGGGGTACCGGAATCGGGAACACCCGCCGCGGTCGGCTACGCGCAGGAATCCGGTATTCCCTACGGGCAGGGGCTGATGAAGAACGCCTACGTCGGGCGCACCTTCATCCAGCCGTCGCAAACCATCCGCCAGCTCGGTATCCGGCTCAAGCTGAACCCGCTCAAGGAGGTCATCCGCGGCAAGCGGCTGATCGTCGTCGACGACTCGATCGTGCGGGGCAACACCCAGCGCGCGCTGGTGCGGATGTTGCGCGAGGCCGGCGCGGCCGAAGTGCACGTGCGCATCGCATCACCGCCGGTGAAGTGGCCGTGCTTCTACGGCATCGACTTTCCGTCGCCGGCGGAGTTGATCGCCAACGCCGTCGACGACGAGGAGGAGATGCTGGACGCGGTGCGCCACGCCATCGGCGCCGACACGCTTGGCTACATCTCACAGCAGGGCATGATCGCGGCCACCGAACAGTCCGCTTCGCGGCTGTGCACGGCCTGCTTCGACGGCAGATACCCGATTGAGCTGTCCAGCGAGTCTGCCTTGGGCAAGAACGTCATCGAGCAGATGCTTACCACCGCGGCGCGTGGCACTGTCCCGGCCGATATTGCGGGCGACGAGGCCGCCCTTGCCGAAGAAGCGTTACGGCGCCCCTGA
- the ygfZ gene encoding CAF17-like 4Fe-4S cluster assembly/insertion protein YgfZ: protein MAAVPAPETGPDAGAVWHYGDPLGEQRAAETDAVLIDRSHRAVLTLTGADRQSWLHNISTQHVSELPEGASTENLSLDGQGRVEDHWIQTELGGVTYLDTEAWRGEPLLDYLRKMVFWSNVTPAAADMAVLSLLGPRLGEPPVLDALGVNVLPAEMTAVPLPDGGFLRRMAGARVDHIELDVLVPQADSADRVQRLIKAGVRAAGIWTYEAHRVAALRPRLGVDTDERTIPHEVGWIGGPGVGAVHLDKGCYRGQETVARVHNLGKPPRMLVLLHLDGSVDRPSTGDPVLAGGRPVGRLGTVVDHADLGPIALALLKRGLPADTALVTGADGQVAAVIEPDSLPPADVAGAGRVALERLRGTNR, encoded by the coding sequence GTGGCCGCAGTTCCCGCTCCCGAAACCGGACCTGACGCCGGAGCCGTCTGGCATTACGGCGACCCGCTCGGTGAGCAGCGCGCGGCCGAAACCGACGCCGTGCTGATCGACCGCTCACACCGCGCGGTGCTCACGCTGACCGGCGCGGACCGGCAGAGCTGGTTGCACAACATCTCGACTCAGCACGTCAGTGAACTGCCTGAGGGAGCCAGCACCGAAAACCTCAGCCTGGACGGACAAGGCCGGGTCGAGGATCACTGGATCCAGACCGAACTGGGCGGCGTCACCTACCTCGACACCGAAGCGTGGCGCGGTGAGCCGCTGCTCGATTATTTGCGCAAGATGGTGTTCTGGTCGAATGTGACGCCCGCTGCCGCCGACATGGCGGTGTTGTCACTGCTCGGACCCCGGCTGGGCGAACCGCCGGTGCTCGACGCGCTGGGCGTGAACGTGCTGCCCGCCGAGATGACGGCCGTGCCACTGCCTGATGGCGGGTTCCTGCGCAGGATGGCTGGTGCGCGAGTGGACCACATCGAGCTGGATGTGCTGGTGCCGCAGGCGGATTCGGCTGACCGGGTCCAGCGGCTTATCAAAGCTGGGGTGCGTGCCGCCGGGATTTGGACCTACGAAGCCCACCGGGTGGCTGCGCTTCGCCCGCGGCTCGGTGTCGACACCGACGAGCGCACCATTCCTCACGAAGTGGGCTGGATCGGCGGCCCGGGAGTGGGCGCAGTCCATCTGGACAAAGGCTGCTATCGCGGCCAGGAGACCGTTGCCCGGGTGCACAACCTGGGCAAGCCGCCCCGGATGCTGGTGCTGTTGCACCTCGACGGATCGGTCGATCGCCCATCGACGGGCGATCCCGTGCTCGCCGGCGGACGCCCAGTGGGCCGGCTGGGAACCGTCGTCGACCATGCGGATCTTGGGCCGATAGCGCTGGCTCTGCTCAAGCGCGGGCTGCCCGCGGACACCGCGCTCGTCACCGGAGCAGACGGTCAAGTCGCTGCCGTCATCGAGCCCGATTCGCTGCCGCCTGCCGACGTGGCCGGCGCGGGACGGGTTGCCCTCGAACGGCTGCGCGGCACCAACCGATAG
- a CDS encoding DUF3073 domain-containing protein, producing the protein MGRGRAKAKQTKVARELKYSSPQTDFERLQRELSGSGADDSNRLDGDDRFSDDPWDDADDWRR; encoded by the coding sequence ATGGGCCGCGGCCGGGCGAAGGCGAAGCAGACCAAGGTTGCTCGAGAACTGAAATACAGCTCCCCGCAGACCGATTTCGAGCGGCTTCAGCGCGAGCTATCCGGTTCGGGTGCAGACGACTCCAACCGGCTAGACGGCGACGACCGGTTCTCCGACGACCCATGGGACGACGCGGACGACTGGCGCCGCTGA
- a CDS encoding Rv0804 family intramembrane glutamic endopeptidase, protein MRDSMFERLRALSLAAVLVGSSFVVPRIPPRWRVPVQAGGSALLVLQTGSRIGLSPPRLWIGMRWGFSTGAAAATAIAATAPVPVVRLSMSTRPLPQSVPSWLALRIPLGTVWAEEAAFRAALTTVAKRGFGESGGRLVQGAAFGLSHIADARATGEPVPATVLVTGVAGWLFGWLADRSGSLAAPMLAHLAINETAAVAALTIQRRSRS, encoded by the coding sequence ATGCGCGACAGCATGTTTGAGCGGTTACGGGCGCTATCGCTGGCCGCCGTGCTGGTCGGCTCGAGCTTCGTCGTGCCGCGGATACCCCCGCGGTGGCGAGTTCCGGTACAAGCCGGCGGGAGCGCGCTGCTGGTGCTGCAAACCGGTTCACGGATCGGATTGTCTCCGCCGCGGTTGTGGATCGGGATGCGGTGGGGCTTCTCGACCGGGGCTGCTGCGGCGACCGCAATCGCAGCGACGGCGCCTGTGCCGGTGGTGCGGCTGTCGATGTCCACCCGCCCGTTGCCGCAGTCGGTGCCGTCCTGGTTGGCGTTGCGGATACCTCTGGGCACTGTCTGGGCTGAGGAGGCCGCATTCCGCGCGGCACTGACCACCGTCGCCAAGAGAGGGTTCGGCGAATCCGGCGGGCGGCTGGTGCAGGGCGCCGCGTTCGGGCTCTCCCACATCGCCGACGCGCGCGCGACGGGCGAGCCGGTGCCGGCGACTGTCCTGGTCACCGGCGTCGCGGGCTGGCTGTTCGGCTGGCTGGCCGACCGTTCCGGCAGTCTGGCCGCGCCGATGCTGGCACACCTGGCGATCAACGAAACCGCGGCGGTGGCCGCGCTCACCATCCAGCGGCGGTCGCGCAGCTAG